A stretch of the Malus sylvestris chromosome 10, drMalSylv7.2, whole genome shotgun sequence genome encodes the following:
- the LOC126585862 gene encoding ABC transporter C family member 12-like isoform X8, whose translation MRPQAMVFEPIDWYCQPEANWVWAAKAASAFGSYTPCAIDSLAICISHLVLMGLCCYRIWMIKMSSKARRFRLRTNYYNYILGLLAGYFTAQPLLRLLMGMSYFNLNTQSGSAPFEMTSAVIEAIAWCSMLIMIGLETKIYVKEFRWYVRFGVIYVLVGDAVVLSLMLSVADYYNRGTLYLYISTVCCQVLFGILLLVYIPNLDPYPGYIALQSEPLDNVEYEALPGEEQIFPERHVNIFSRIYFGWMTPLMQLGYRKPITESDVWKLDAWDQTETLINKFQTCWDKESQRPKPWLLRALNCSLGGRFWWGGLFKIGNDLSQFAGPVLLSHLLQSMQQGDPTWIGYIYAFLIFTGVSLGVLCEAQYFQNVQRVGFRLRSTLVAAIFRKSIRITHEGRKKFPSGKITNMMSTDANAVQQICQQLHGLWSAPFRITVAMVLLYQQLGVASLIGSGMLVLMIPLQTFVISKMRKLIKDGLQQTDKRVGLMNEILAAMDTVKCYAWETSFQHRVQSIRNDELSRFRKAQLLSSFNSFILNSIPVFVTLTSFGVFTALGGELTPARAFTSLSLFAVLRFPLIMLPSLLSQIVNANVSLQRLEELFLTEERILVPNLPLEPGLPAISIKDGYFSWDSEAENPTLSNINLDIPVGSLVAVVGGTGEGKTSLVSAMLGELPPRTDASVVVRGTVAYVPQVSWIFNATVRENILFGSKFESERYWKAIDLTELQHDLDLLPGRDLTEIGERGVNISGGQKQRVSMARAVYSDSDVYIFDDPLSALDAHVAREVFNHCIKEELQGKTRVLVTNQLHFLPQVDRIILVSEGMIKGEGTFKELSESSTLFQKLMENAGKLEAHVEEKEESENDNHESSTPTSNGVSNELPKDASNPEKGKGAKSVLIKQEERETGIVSWEILMRYKNALGGLWVVMVLFACYTLTEVLRVSSSTWLSVWTSKSTSKSYKPGFFILVYGLLSFGQVTVTLTNSVWLITSSLRAARRLHDALLNAIMRAPMVFFHTNPTGRIINRFAKDLGDIDRGVAMVVNMFMGQVWQLFATFVLIGIVSTISLWAIMPLLILFYAAYLFYQSTSREVKRLDSISRSPVYAQFGEALNGLSTIRAYKAYDRMANISGRSMDKSIRFTLVNMSSNRWLTIRLETLGGLMIWLIASFAVMQNGRAEDKVAFASTMGLLLTYTLNITNLLSGVLRTASLAENSLNAVERVGSYIELPSEAPAVIESNRPQPGWPSSGSIEFEDVVLRYRPGLPPVLHGLSFTVSASEKLGIVGRTGAGKSSMINALFRIVEIEKGRILIDSCDVSKFGLTDLRKVLSIIPQTPVLFSGTVRFNLDPFSEHSDADLWEALERAHLKDVIRRNSLGLDAEKEAKTLALGRGNY comes from the exons ATGCGGCCACAAGCTATGGTTTTTGAGCCAATAGATTGGTATTGCCAACCAGAAGCTAATTGGGTGTGGGCAGCTAAAGCAGCAAGTGCTTTTGGCTCATACACTCCTTGTGCAATTGACTCCCTGGCCATCTGCATTTCTCACTTGGTTCTTATGGGCCTTTGCTGCTACCGGATATGGATGATCAAGATGAGTTCAAAAGCCCGGAGGTTTCGATTGAGGACGAATTACTACAATTACATTTTGGGTTTGTTGGCTGGTTACTTCACTGCACAGCCCTTACTAAGGTTGCTGATGGGCATGTCATATTTTAACTTGAACACACAATCCGGCTCTGCTCCTTTTGAG ATGACTTCTGCAGTCATTGAGGCAATTGCTTGGTGCTCCATGCTAATCATGATTGGCTTGGAGACTAAGATATACGTAAAGGAATTCCGGTGGTATGTAAGGTTTGGAGTCATTTATGTCTTGGTGGGAGATGCTGTGGTGCTAAGCCTTATGCTTTCAGTGGCAGATTACTACAACAG AGGTACTCTGTATCTGTATATAAGCACGGTCTGTTGCCAG GTGCTGTTTGGAATTCTACTTCTCGTTTATATTCCTAATTTGGATCCTTATCCGGGTTACATTGCTCTTCAATCTGAGCCTCTTGATAATGTCGAATATGAAGCACTACCTGGAGAAGAACAAATTTTCCCTGAAAGACATGTTAATATATTTTCCA GAATATATTTTGGATGGATGACTCCACTCATGCAGCTAGGGTATCGAAAACCCATCACCGAATCAGATGTTTGGAAGTTGGATGCGTGGGATCAGACTGAGACACTAATTAATAA GTTCCAGACATGTTGGGATAAAGAATCTCAAAGGCCCAAGCCATGGCTTCTAAGAGCATTGAACTGTAGCCTTGGAGGAAG GTTCTGGTGGGGAGGCTTATTCAAG ATTGGAAATGATCTTTCTCAGTTTGCGGGTCCGGTTCTACTAAGTCATCTCTTGCAG TCAATGCAACAAGGCGATCCGACTTGGATTGGTTACATCtatgctttcttaattttcactGGTGTG TCACTTGGTGTGCTCTGTGAAGCTCAGTATTTCCAGAATGTTCAGCGGGTCGGTTTTAGGCTCAGATCAACTTTG GTTGCTGCTATATTCCGTAAATCTATAAGAATAACTCATGAAGGCCGTAAGAAGTTTCCATCTGGGAAGATAACAAATATGATGTCAACAGATGCTAATGCAGTCCAG CAAATATGTCAACAACTTCATGGATTGTGGTCAGCTCCTTTTCGTATCACTGTAGCTATGGTTCTTCTTTACCAGCAACTAGGTGTGGCATCACTCATTGGATCTGGAATGCTGGTTCTCATGATCCCCTTACAG ACATTTGTGATCAGCAAAATGCGAAAACTGATAAAAGATGGACTACAGCAAACTGACAAGAGAGTTGGCCTCATGAATGAAATTTTGGCAGCCATGGATACAGTGAA ATGTTACGCCTGGGAGACAAGTTTCCAACACCGAGTTCAAAGTATAAGGAATGATGAGTTGTCAAGGTTCCGTAAAGCGCAATTACTATCTTCT TTTAACAGTTTTATACTGAACAGCatcccagtttttgtgacattaaCATCGTTCGGGGTGTTCACTGCTCTTGGTGGCGAATTGACACCTGCAAGGGCATTTACGTCCCTTTCTCTTTTTGCAGTGCTACGGTTTCCTCTAATCATGCTGCCTAGCTTACTAAGTCAG ATTGTGAATGCAAATGTATCGTTACAACGTTTGGAGGAACTATTTTTAACTGAGGAGAGAATTCTAGTACCGAACTTGCCTCTTGAACCAGGGCTTCCAGCCATCTCAATTAAGGATGGGTACTTTTCATGGGATTCAGAG gcaGAGAATCCCACATTATCGAACATCAACTTAGATATACCAGTTGGCAGCTTAGTAGCAGTTGTTGGTGGAACTGGAGAAGGGAAGACATCGCTGGTATCAGCCATGCTTGGTGAGCTGCCTCCCAGAACAGATGCCAGTGTTGTAGTCAGGGGGACTGTAGCTTATGTTCCCCAAGTTTCATGGATTTTCAACGCTACT GTACGCGAAAATATATTATTTGGATCTAAATTCGAATCTGAACGATATTGGAAGGCCATTGATTTGACCGAGTTACAGCACGATCTAGACTTACTTCCA GGTCGAGATCTAACAGAGATAGGTGAAAGAGGGGTGAATATTAGCGGCGGTCAAAAGCAAAGAGTTTCAATGGCTAGAGCTGTATATTCTGATTCAGATGTTTACATATTTGACGACCCGTTAAGTGCTCTAGATGCTCATGTGGCGAGAGAGGTTTTCAACCACTGTATCAAGGAAGAGTTGCAAGGGAAAACTCGGGTGCTGGTCACAAATCAGCTACATTTTCTTCCTCAAGTGGATCGTATTATTTTAGTCTCTGAAGGTATGATTAAAGGTGAGGGAACCTTTAAGGAGCTCTCTGAAAGCAGTACGCTGTTCCAGAAGCTGATGGAAAATGCAGGGAAATTGGAAGCACATGtcgaagaaaaggaagagagtGAAAATGATAACCATGAGAGCTCAACACCTACTTCCAATGGGGTGTCGAATGAGTTGCCAAAAGATGCAAGCAACCCAGAGAAAGGGAAAGGGGCGAAATCCGTACTCATTAAACAAGAGGAAAGGGAAACAGGCATTGTCAGTTGGGAAATTCTAATGAG GTACAAAAATGCATTAGGAGGACTATGGGTGGTCATGGTTCTATTTGCGTGTTATACATTAACAGAAGTTCTTCGAGTTTCAAGCAGCACATGGTTAAGTGTTTGGACATCAAAAAGCACATCGAAGAGTTACAAACCTGGATTCTTCATTCTTGTGTATGGTCTTCTGTCATTTGGTCAG GTAACAGTGACACTGACAAACTCTGTTTGGTTAATCACATCAAGCCTTCGTGCAGCCAGAAGATTGCACGATGCTCTGCTTAATGCTATAATGAGAGCTCCAATGGTATTCTTCCACACTAATCCAACAGGACGGATAATCAATAGGTTTGCGAAAGATCTGGGTGACATAGATCGCGGTGTAGCAATGGTTGTGAACATGTTTATGGGTCAAGTGTGGCAGCTCTTTGCAACTTTTGTGCTCATAGGCATTGTGAGCACAATATCCCTCTGGGCCATAATGCCACTTCTGATTTTGTTCTATGCAGCCTATCTTTTTTATCAG AGCACATCCCGTGAAGTGAAACGCTTGGATTCCATTAGCAGATCTCCAGTTTATGCACAATTTGGAGAAGCATTGAATGGTTTGTCAACCATTCGCGCCTACAAAGCGTATGATCGGATGGCCAACATTAGCGGAAGGTCCATGGATAAGAGCATCAGATTTACCCTTGTGAATATGAGTTCAAATCGCTGGCTTACGATTAGGTTGGAAACGCTCGGAGGTCTGATGATTTGGTTGATAGCAAGCTTTGCTGTCATGCAAAACGGAAGAGCAGAAGACAAAGTAGCATTTGCATCTACAATGGGTCTGCTTCTCACTTATACTTTAAATATCACAAATTTGTTGAGCGGTGTTCTTAGGACAGCCAGCCTGGCTGAAAATAGTTTAAATGCCGTTGAGCGTGTTGGATCCTATATAGAACTGCCTTCTGAGGCGCCGGCTGTAATTGAAAGCAACCGTCCCCAACCTGGGTGGCCATCATCAGGATCAATCGAGTTTGAAGATGTCGTCCTGCGTTATAGGCCTGGACTTCCTCCGGTATTGCACGGATTATCTTTTACAGTTTCTGCGAGTGAAAAGCTAGGAATAGTCGGAAGAACTGGTGCAGGGAAATCTAGCATGATTAATGCATTGTTTAGAATAGTAGAAATCGAAAAGGGAAGAATCTTGATAGATAGTTGTGATGTTTCCAAGTTTGGACTGACGGATTTGCGAAAAGTTCTTAGTATCATACCGCAGACACCCGTTCTTTTTTCAG GAACCGTGCGGTTTAACCTTGATCCCTTCAGCGAGCATAGCGACGCTGACCTTTGGGAAGCTCTAGAGAGGGCACATCTAAAGGATGTCATTAGGCGGAATTCTCTCGGTCTGGATGCTGAG